The genomic interval GGTAGCCACAGAGGGCGTGAAGGTTCACGTACGTGGCATTAACACCCCGCTCGAGCAGGGGTCTGAGAGAGCTGCCCGTGGCCGCCACCCCTGCCATCTTGGATGCAATCTTTGCCACCCTGTCATACTGGGCATCCGTCAGGTTGGAGCCCACCACCAGCAGGGGCCGAGCAGCCTTCGAGAGTGTCTTGGCAATTACCTGTGGGGGCACCGCCTTTGCGGCCTTCACAGTGCCCGTGTCGGCCTTGTCAAAGGGAACGGCACGCCTCGTGGTGTCCAATTTTGCCTTCGCCTCTGCCATCTCACTCACCTCTCTTGCTCTTTACCAGCCTTGGCACAATGGTGGGCTGGCACGACACGTCCATCTTCTTCGCGGGCCCCTCTATGATTTTCTTCTTCTCCCAGTCTATCCTCCATCCATGCTCCTCCTCGAGCACTTTGAGCAGCCTGTCCTTCATGGCGAGGGGAAGGTCTGCCTCGCTTCTGACAAAGAGGTGCCAGTCGTCTGGCAGCTTTCCCAGGTACTTCTCAGAGAGCTCGATGTAGTGGGTGAGCTTGATCATCCTTCCGAGGTTGTTGTCGGATGGTCGGATGCACAGCTTGGCAATGAGCGGCAGCATCTCCTCCTTGGTGTCGGCGGTGAGCATCAGGTGCTCTGGCGCTGGCTCACACCACAGGGCCTCTCCGTTTCTGGCATCGTATATCTGCCACTCCTCCTTTCTGTGGGGATGGCCTATGAAGGCACGGCGGTACTTCACCCCATGCGGACCCACAATAACGGGGATGCCCAGCCTCACGCACCCCAGCCCTATGGACTGAGCCTTCTGGGAGTATGCACCCCATGCCACGCCCACGGCTCCCACTCGGTTGAGGATGTAGTCCGCAATCTCCTCATAGTTGCCCCTCGCCTGCTTCTTCGCGAATATCGTGGCGACCTTCATCAGGGCGGCTGTGATTGAGGAGTTGGACACGCACGAGCCCGTGTTCAGCAGGTTGCCCTTGATGAAGCGGGCAGGGTACCGCTCGTAGAGGCTCTTGCCCTCATCGTCCTTGAATCTGGCAATCTCCATCGCGGAGCACCCACTCACAATCACGATGTACGAGCGCTGGAGAAGCTCCTCTGCCACCTCATACAACTCCCTTGCGCCCCTTGGGAAGTTGGGGCATCCCACAATGGCGACCGCCCCGGGCGTCACGCCGAGCACGAGGTTCCTTCCCTCCTCCCGAATCTCTGGGTCGCTTATCTGCCCCCTTCCAGCCCGCATCACGCTCTTGTCCTCGTAGATTTTCTTTCTGGCGGCCTTCTGAAGAACGTCCAGGATGCGTATGTCCTTGGGGCACTCGTGCTCGCATCTGCCACAGCCCACGCACTCGTCCCAGAGCTGCTCCAGCATGCTCAGGTCTCCATTCTTGGCGAGGGCGAATGCCTCTGGGAGGGAAAGCCCCTGCGGGCACTGTATCTGGCATGCCCCACAGCCCACGCACTCCTCCACCATGCACTTCAGCTCCTCGTCCGTTGGGATGGCGGTGTATCCCTTCTCCCTGCGGATGGGGGCAATCTCGAGGGCGGTCTTTGCAACCAGCTCTCCGAGCTTGTCGAAGTCCAGCATGATTACGCCCTTTTCCCTTCCAGACACGAGATCGTCCACGATGTCGTCCACTGGGTCATCCGTGCGGTTGGGAAGCCCGTAGAGCACCTTGGCGTTTGTGGAAATCACGGGGATGTGGAGCTTGCTCGCCTCGTCAACCATATCGGTTCTTATGCACTGCTCGTCCACCACAATCACGTCTGGTATGCCCGTTCGAATGTACTTGAGCTGCTGGGAGAGCGAGCCCACTATCTTGCGCTTTGGGTCACACCTCGTCATGTCGATGGCGGTGCAGCACACGCCCCCCATCTCCACCTTGTCGGTCAGGTCGTGAGAATCGAGGTAGTCCATGATGTGCCACACGCCAGCCACATTGTGCCCCACCACCATTATCACGGGCTTTGTCGTGTCTATCACGCCCATACCAATCTCCACGAGTGGGGCGTTCTCATCGGCCTTTGGCATGTTGAGGGCTGCAACCTGTGCCACGTCCGCGACCTCCATCCCCACGTGGTCGAGCATCCCGGCGTGCAGAGCCTTTGACTCGAAGTCGAGATACGAGCCCTCCTGTCCCGTGTGCACCGTGGCGAGAAGCTGGGTCAGCTGCTCCTCCACATAGTCCAGTGCCTCCTCGAGGTCTCCGAGCGTCCTTGGCTTGATGCCAAGCACCACGCTGATGTTTGGGGTCTTGAGCTCGCTTGGCCCCACCTCTATCTCGAAGTCCCTGCCGTAGCGCTCGATGAGGTAGTGCAGGATGTGGCGACCATGGGCAGCATGTGCGGCAGCGCCCATGAGGGCGGTGAACAGCAGCAGCCTTGCCTGCTGGGTTCGAAGGTCAATGCCGCATGCCCCCTCCTTCCCCTTAGAGAGGTCGCATGGGCCATATGTACAGAAAGAGCATGTCTCATCGGTCGGGCTGTACACTGGTTTGTATCTCTTGAGTAGCCTCATGTCCCACTCCCTGAGGTCTTGCACCTCTGGCTTCATGGTGGGACCTTCTGGCTCCCATTCTTCCTCCTCTCCCTCAGAGACGTCTCCGATGTCTCCGATGTATATCTTTACGTTTTCCAGCCCCTTTATCTCGAACACGCCTTCATCCATCGCAAATCACCTTTCCCTCTTCTCGGCTGCCCGCTGCCCACGACTTGTGGCGGACCATCACGATATATCATTATAGAAGAGGTGCATCTTGAGGGTGCCTTATTCTTAATAAACTTTTTTCTTCCCACAATGAATCGTCTAAAAATTTGCTCAATGCCTGCTGCACTCCTCCACGAACCGCTCCATTCTCTCGGCGGCCACCTTCAGATGCTCCAGAGAGGTGGCGTATGAGCACCTAACGTGCCCTCTTCCGCTTGGGCCAAACACGTCGCCGGGAACCACCACCACATGCTCCTGCTGGAGCAGACGCTCTGTGAATTCCTCTGCCGACAAGCCCGTGTTCTCAACAGAGGGGAACAGGTAGAACGCTCCCTTTGCCTCAAAGCACGGCAGTCCAATCTTGTTGAGCCTTGCGAGCATGAACCTTCTTCGCCTGTCGTACTCTCTTCTCATCGATGATACGGCATCCTGTCCATTCTCGATGGCCTCCATTGCCCCTATCTGAGCTGTGATGGGTGCGCACAGCATGGTGTACTGGTGCACGGTCATCATCGCCTCGATGATATCTGGGGGCGCAAGGGCATACCCTATCCGCAAACCCGTCATGGCATGGGACTTGGAAAAGCCGTTGA from Methermicoccus shengliensis DSM 18856 carries:
- the cdhB gene encoding CO dehydrogenase/acetyl-CoA synthase complex subunit epsilon; translation: MAEAKAKLDTTRRAVPFDKADTGTVKAAKAVPPQVIAKTLSKAARPLLVVGSNLTDAQYDRVAKIASKMAGVAATGSSLRPLLERGVNATYVNLHALCGYLTDEVWSGLDGNGRYDVCVFVGHIYYHASPLIRGLANFSDVKVVCIDRYYYPAADLTFGNLSEEDFERALDAVIEAME
- the cdhA gene encoding CO dehydrogenase/acetyl-CoA synthase complex subunit alpha codes for the protein MDEGVFEIKGLENVKIYIGDIGDVSEGEEEEWEPEGPTMKPEVQDLREWDMRLLKRYKPVYSPTDETCSFCTYGPCDLSKGKEGACGIDLRTQQARLLLFTALMGAAAHAAHGRHILHYLIERYGRDFEIEVGPSELKTPNISVVLGIKPRTLGDLEEALDYVEEQLTQLLATVHTGQEGSYLDFESKALHAGMLDHVGMEVADVAQVAALNMPKADENAPLVEIGMGVIDTTKPVIMVVGHNVAGVWHIMDYLDSHDLTDKVEMGGVCCTAIDMTRCDPKRKIVGSLSQQLKYIRTGIPDVIVVDEQCIRTDMVDEASKLHIPVISTNAKVLYGLPNRTDDPVDDIVDDLVSGREKGVIMLDFDKLGELVAKTALEIAPIRREKGYTAIPTDEELKCMVEECVGCGACQIQCPQGLSLPEAFALAKNGDLSMLEQLWDECVGCGRCEHECPKDIRILDVLQKAARKKIYEDKSVMRAGRGQISDPEIREEGRNLVLGVTPGAVAIVGCPNFPRGARELYEVAEELLQRSYIVIVSGCSAMEIARFKDDEGKSLYERYPARFIKGNLLNTGSCVSNSSITAALMKVATIFAKKQARGNYEEIADYILNRVGAVGVAWGAYSQKAQSIGLGCVRLGIPVIVGPHGVKYRRAFIGHPHRKEEWQIYDARNGEALWCEPAPEHLMLTADTKEEMLPLIAKLCIRPSDNNLGRMIKLTHYIELSEKYLGKLPDDWHLFVRSEADLPLAMKDRLLKVLEEEHGWRIDWEKKKIIEGPAKKMDVSCQPTIVPRLVKSKRGE